From Myotis daubentonii chromosome 15, mMyoDau2.1, whole genome shotgun sequence, one genomic window encodes:
- the LOC132216112 gene encoding zinc finger protein 501-like isoform X2, which translates to MPLHYLRKRVEVHVPHLARGCCCGEDNVEAPTEQKVTVRLSQARNPKLPLSSQKSHPCESCGIVLGNIFRVMELQGTQHRQILLRCGACAKRFSLCAKFHQQHVREQTYIRGLERMSLANSCNFNVSQNHFTCGEVGQGVLTGSGHLHLKATQTRDSPNSILKRGIMFQRRKTYFSRKECKKDISCTHTFIQEKGVHLGSGCCVCSECGKYCTKFSRFHYEQRGDTGERAYHCSECGKYFTRICDLHCHQRFHIGQKPYTCSECGKSFTWSTALRYHQIVHSGEKPYKCSECGKSFKSRSGFRYHQRVHTGEKPFQCSECGKSFTTKKDLHQHQRVHTGEKPYKCSECGKSFTQSNALRYHQRVHTGEKPYKCSECGKSFTRSIALHYHQRVHTGEKPYKCSDCGKSFKGKKGLQYHQRVHTGEKPYQCNECGKSFPVSNDLHRHQRLHTGEKPYQCSECGKSFTTNTILHRHQRVHTGEKPYKCTECGKSFKRSSSLQCHQRVHTGESHYECK; encoded by the coding sequence GTTGCTGCTGTGGAGAAGACAATGTGGAGGCCCCGACTGAACAAAAGGTTACTGTTAGATTGTCACAGGCAAGGAATCCCAAGTTACCGTTGTCTTCCCAGAAGAGCCACCCCTGTGAGAGTTGTGGGATAGTCCTGGGAAACATTTTCCGCGTGATGGAGCTGCAGGGAACACAACACAGACAGATACTGTTGAGGTGTGGAGCGTGTGCAAAAAGATTTTCTTTGTGTGCAAAATTTCACCAGCAGCATGTGAGAGAGCAGACTTACATTAGAGGTTTGGAAAGGATGTCACTTGCAAACAGCTGCAATTTCAATGTGTCCCAGAATCATTTCACCTGTGGGGAGGTTGGGCAGGGTGTCCTTACTGGGTCAGGACATCTCCACCTAAAGGCTACTCAGACCAGGGACAGCCCAAATTCTATATTGAAGCGTGGGATAATGTTTCAAAGGAGAAAAACTTATTTCAGCAGAAAAGAATGTAAGAAAGACATTAGTTGCACCCACACGTTTATTCAGGAAAAAGGTGTCCATCTTGGAAGTGGGTGTTGTGTGTGCTCTGAATGTGGAAAATATTGTACCAAATTTTCTAGGTTTCATTATGAACAGAGAGGTGACACTGGAGAAAGGGCATATcactgcagtgaatgtgggaaatattttaccAGGATCTGTGATCTTCACTGTCATCAGAGATTTCATATAGGACAAAAGCCTTATACATGCAGtgagtgtgggaaatcttttacctggAGCACTGCTCTTCGTTATCATCAGATAGTTCAttcaggagaaaagccttataaatgcagtgaatgtggaaaatcttttaaaagtagaAGTGGTTTCCgatatcatcagagagttcatactggagaaaagccttttcaatgcagtgaatgtggaaaatcttttaccactaaGAAAGACCTTCAtcaacatcagagagttcatacgggagaaaagccttataaatgcagtgaatgtgggaaatcttttacccagAGCAATGCCCTTcgttatcatcagagagttcatacaggagaaaagccttataaatgcagtgaatgtgggaaatcttttacccggAGCATTGCCCTTcattatcatcagagagttcatacaggagaaaagccttataaatgcagtgattgtggaaaatcttttaaagGTAAAAAAGGTCTCCagtatcatcagagagttcacactggagaaaagccttatcagtgcaatgaatgtgggaaatcttttccGGTTAGCAATGACCTTCATCGTCATCAGAGacttcatacaggagaaaagccttatcaatgcagtgaatgtgggaaatcttttaccactaaTACCATCCTTCAtcgacatcagagagttcatacaggagaaaagccttataaatgcactgaatgtgggaaatcttttaaaaggAGCAGTAGTCTCCAgtgtcatcagagagttcacactggagaaagccATTATGAGTGCAAGTAA
- the LOC132216112 gene encoding zinc finger protein 418-like isoform X1: MAAPELRRRAEVGVTFEDIALYFSREEWSLLDEGQRQLYLNVMLENFELISSLGCCCGEDNVEAPTEQKVTVRLSQARNPKLPLSSQKSHPCESCGIVLGNIFRVMELQGTQHRQILLRCGACAKRFSLCAKFHQQHVREQTYIRGLERMSLANSCNFNVSQNHFTCGEVGQGVLTGSGHLHLKATQTRDSPNSILKRGIMFQRRKTYFSRKECKKDISCTHTFIQEKGVHLGSGCCVCSECGKYCTKFSRFHYEQRGDTGERAYHCSECGKYFTRICDLHCHQRFHIGQKPYTCSECGKSFTWSTALRYHQIVHSGEKPYKCSECGKSFKSRSGFRYHQRVHTGEKPFQCSECGKSFTTKKDLHQHQRVHTGEKPYKCSECGKSFTQSNALRYHQRVHTGEKPYKCSECGKSFTRSIALHYHQRVHTGEKPYKCSDCGKSFKGKKGLQYHQRVHTGEKPYQCNECGKSFPVSNDLHRHQRLHTGEKPYQCSECGKSFTTNTILHRHQRVHTGEKPYKCTECGKSFKRSSSLQCHQRVHTGESHYECK; the protein is encoded by the coding sequence GTTGCTGCTGTGGAGAAGACAATGTGGAGGCCCCGACTGAACAAAAGGTTACTGTTAGATTGTCACAGGCAAGGAATCCCAAGTTACCGTTGTCTTCCCAGAAGAGCCACCCCTGTGAGAGTTGTGGGATAGTCCTGGGAAACATTTTCCGCGTGATGGAGCTGCAGGGAACACAACACAGACAGATACTGTTGAGGTGTGGAGCGTGTGCAAAAAGATTTTCTTTGTGTGCAAAATTTCACCAGCAGCATGTGAGAGAGCAGACTTACATTAGAGGTTTGGAAAGGATGTCACTTGCAAACAGCTGCAATTTCAATGTGTCCCAGAATCATTTCACCTGTGGGGAGGTTGGGCAGGGTGTCCTTACTGGGTCAGGACATCTCCACCTAAAGGCTACTCAGACCAGGGACAGCCCAAATTCTATATTGAAGCGTGGGATAATGTTTCAAAGGAGAAAAACTTATTTCAGCAGAAAAGAATGTAAGAAAGACATTAGTTGCACCCACACGTTTATTCAGGAAAAAGGTGTCCATCTTGGAAGTGGGTGTTGTGTGTGCTCTGAATGTGGAAAATATTGTACCAAATTTTCTAGGTTTCATTATGAACAGAGAGGTGACACTGGAGAAAGGGCATATcactgcagtgaatgtgggaaatattttaccAGGATCTGTGATCTTCACTGTCATCAGAGATTTCATATAGGACAAAAGCCTTATACATGCAGtgagtgtgggaaatcttttacctggAGCACTGCTCTTCGTTATCATCAGATAGTTCAttcaggagaaaagccttataaatgcagtgaatgtggaaaatcttttaaaagtagaAGTGGTTTCCgatatcatcagagagttcatactggagaaaagccttttcaatgcagtgaatgtggaaaatcttttaccactaaGAAAGACCTTCAtcaacatcagagagttcatacgggagaaaagccttataaatgcagtgaatgtgggaaatcttttacccagAGCAATGCCCTTcgttatcatcagagagttcatacaggagaaaagccttataaatgcagtgaatgtgggaaatcttttacccggAGCATTGCCCTTcattatcatcagagagttcatacaggagaaaagccttataaatgcagtgattgtggaaaatcttttaaagGTAAAAAAGGTCTCCagtatcatcagagagttcacactggagaaaagccttatcagtgcaatgaatgtgggaaatcttttccGGTTAGCAATGACCTTCATCGTCATCAGAGacttcatacaggagaaaagccttatcaatgcagtgaatgtgggaaatcttttaccactaaTACCATCCTTCAtcgacatcagagagttcatacaggagaaaagccttataaatgcactgaatgtgggaaatcttttaaaaggAGCAGTAGTCTCCAgtgtcatcagagagttcacactggagaaagccATTATGAGTGCAAGTAA